One Ahaetulla prasina isolate Xishuangbanna chromosome 10, ASM2864084v1, whole genome shotgun sequence genomic region harbors:
- the LOC131204607 gene encoding uncharacterized protein LOC131204607 isoform X1 — protein MKIREAKERWKAGQQVILLCSLSQFRVVVKVLAKQPGDEFWSPEMKPRMGRAPRSSSPPRLYQVLWAMAIMSLSASRPLLCQQESIRLLDAFMKEMGNSSSLGTLYTPEDITVCYANNLDCFYLELQAIQDEQEEPSETLSRLVRRLEQLRRKLQRTGQGSHCATYPPCHTHPEKPAMAFLRKLLEMFQWRCSTKDLCPSPGPGNTTLIPQATSSSPTSAVKDHQV, from the exons ATGAAGATAAGGGAAGCAAAAGAGAGGTGGAAAGCAGGACAACAGGTGATCCTACTGTGCAGCCTGAGCCAGTTTCgtgtagtagttaaggtgctggccaagcaaccaggagacg AGTTTTGGTCACCTGAGATGAAGCCCAGGATGGGTCGTGCCCCCAGATCTTCCTCCCCGCCTCGTCTCTACCAAGTCCTCTGGGCCATGGCCATCATGAGCCTCTCTGCCAGTAGGCCACTGTTGTGCCAGCAGGAATCAATCAGGCTGCTGGACGCCTTCATGAAGGAGATG gGCAATTCCAGCAGCCTCGGGACTCTCTACACCCCAGAAGACATCACG GTTTGCTATGCCAACAACCTGGACTGCTTCTACCTGGAACTGCAGGCCATCCAGGACGAGCAGGAGGAGCCCTCTGAGACCCTCTCCCGGCTCGTCCGGCGCCTGGAGCAGCTGAGAAGGAAGCTGCAAAGGACCGGCCAAGGCAGCCATTGTGCCACCTACCCAccgtgccacactcacccagagAAGCCTGCCATGGCTTTCCTAAGGAAGCTTCTGGAGATGTTTCAGTGGAGGTGCAGTACAAAAGACCTCTGCCCAAGTCCAGGGCCTGGAAACACCACCCTTATCCCCCAGGCCACCTCTTCTTCTCCCACGTCTGCGGTGAAGGACCACCAGGTCTAG
- the LOC131204607 gene encoding uncharacterized protein LOC131204607 isoform X2, translating to MKPRMGRAPRSSSPPRLYQVLWAMAIMSLSASRPLLCQQESIRLLDAFMKEMGNSSSLGTLYTPEDITVCYANNLDCFYLELQAIQDEQEEPSETLSRLVRRLEQLRRKLQRTGQGSHCATYPPCHTHPEKPAMAFLRKLLEMFQWRCSTKDLCPSPGPGNTTLIPQATSSSPTSAVKDHQV from the exons ATGAAGCCCAGGATGGGTCGTGCCCCCAGATCTTCCTCCCCGCCTCGTCTCTACCAAGTCCTCTGGGCCATGGCCATCATGAGCCTCTCTGCCAGTAGGCCACTGTTGTGCCAGCAGGAATCAATCAGGCTGCTGGACGCCTTCATGAAGGAGATG gGCAATTCCAGCAGCCTCGGGACTCTCTACACCCCAGAAGACATCACG GTTTGCTATGCCAACAACCTGGACTGCTTCTACCTGGAACTGCAGGCCATCCAGGACGAGCAGGAGGAGCCCTCTGAGACCCTCTCCCGGCTCGTCCGGCGCCTGGAGCAGCTGAGAAGGAAGCTGCAAAGGACCGGCCAAGGCAGCCATTGTGCCACCTACCCAccgtgccacactcacccagagAAGCCTGCCATGGCTTTCCTAAGGAAGCTTCTGGAGATGTTTCAGTGGAGGTGCAGTACAAAAGACCTCTGCCCAAGTCCAGGGCCTGGAAACACCACCCTTATCCCCCAGGCCACCTCTTCTTCTCCCACGTCTGCGGTGAAGGACCACCAGGTCTAG